Proteins from a genomic interval of Brucella melitensis bv. 1 str. 16M:
- a CDS encoding nitric-oxide reductase large subunit: MKYQSQKVAMLYFYGALALFVAQVLFGVVAGTIYVLPNTLSVLLPFNIVRMIHTNALIVWLLMGFMGSTYYLLPEETETELYSTKLAVIQFWLFFVAAGVAVAGYLFHIHEGREFLEQPFFIKVGIVVVCLIFLFNITLTALKGRKTTVTNILLFGLWGLALFFLFAFYNPINLALDKLYWWYVIHLWVEGVWELIMASILAFLMIKLNGIDREVVEKWLYVIVGLALFSGILGTGHHYYWIGAPGYWQWIGSLFSTLEVAPFFTMVMFTFVMTWRAGRKHPNRAALLWSIGCSVMAFFGAGVWGFLHTLSSVNYYTHGTQLTAAHGHLAFFGAYVMLNLAVMAYAIPEIRGRAPYNQWLSMVSFWMMCTAMSVMTFALTFAGVVQVHLQRVLGENFMEVQDQLALFYWIRLGSGVVVVISALMFVWAVLVPGRQRSQKLSGFAQQPAE, from the coding sequence ATGAAATACCAAAGCCAGAAAGTGGCAATGCTCTATTTTTATGGAGCTCTTGCCCTGTTCGTCGCGCAAGTTCTGTTCGGCGTGGTGGCCGGGACAATCTATGTCCTGCCCAACACCTTGTCGGTGCTCTTGCCCTTCAATATCGTCCGCATGATCCATACCAACGCCCTCATCGTATGGCTTCTGATGGGCTTCATGGGGTCCACCTATTATCTCCTGCCGGAAGAAACGGAAACGGAGCTTTACAGCACCAAGCTGGCCGTCATCCAGTTCTGGCTGTTCTTCGTGGCGGCGGGCGTCGCCGTGGCAGGCTATCTCTTCCATATCCACGAAGGGCGCGAGTTCCTTGAACAGCCCTTCTTCATCAAGGTCGGCATTGTCGTCGTCTGCCTGATATTCCTGTTCAACATCACGCTGACGGCGCTGAAGGGCCGCAAGACCACCGTGACCAACATTCTCCTGTTCGGTCTCTGGGGGCTTGCGCTGTTCTTCCTGTTCGCTTTCTACAACCCGATCAATCTCGCGCTCGACAAGCTCTATTGGTGGTATGTGATCCATCTTTGGGTGGAAGGCGTATGGGAACTCATCATGGCCTCCATCCTGGCCTTCCTGATGATCAAGCTGAACGGCATCGACCGCGAAGTGGTGGAAAAGTGGCTCTATGTCATCGTTGGCCTGGCGCTCTTCTCCGGTATCCTCGGCACCGGCCACCATTATTACTGGATCGGCGCTCCCGGTTACTGGCAGTGGATCGGCTCGCTCTTCTCGACGCTTGAAGTGGCTCCTTTCTTCACCATGGTCATGTTCACTTTCGTGATGACCTGGCGTGCGGGCCGCAAGCATCCCAACCGCGCCGCTCTCCTGTGGTCGATCGGCTGCTCGGTGATGGCCTTCTTCGGCGCCGGTGTCTGGGGCTTCCTGCATACGCTCTCTTCGGTCAATTACTACACCCACGGCACGCAGCTTACCGCTGCCCACGGCCACCTCGCCTTCTTCGGCGCCTATGTCATGCTCAACCTTGCGGTCATGGCTTATGCGATCCCCGAAATCCGCGGGCGCGCACCTTATAACCAGTGGCTCTCCATGGTCAGCTTCTGGATGATGTGCACGGCCATGTCGGTCATGACCTTCGCGCTCACCTTCGCAGGCGTCGTGCAGGTGCACCTCCAGCGTGTGCTGGGCGAAAACTTCATGGAAGTGCAGGATCAGCTTGCGCTCTTCTATTGGATACGCCTCGGCTCCGGCGTCGTGGTGGTAATCTCGGCTCTGATGTTCGTCTGGGCGGTGCTCGTCCCCGGCAGGCAACGCAGCCAGAAGCTTTCAGGCTTCGCACAACAGCCTGCCGAATAA
- a CDS encoding c-type cytochrome, translating into MAERLTKTGARNVFYGGSIFFFAIFVGLTAHSHYYMKTTSTDESTLTSGVARGKHVWEKNSCINCHTLLGEGAYFAPELGNVWKRWGGDTDPESARETLKAWMAAQPSGIEGRRQMPQFSLSDQELDDLADFLEWTSRIKTQNWPPNDAG; encoded by the coding sequence ATGGCAGAACGCCTAACCAAGACCGGGGCCCGAAACGTCTTCTACGGCGGGTCCATCTTCTTTTTCGCAATCTTCGTGGGGCTGACGGCGCACAGCCATTACTACATGAAAACCACCTCCACGGATGAATCCACGCTGACGAGTGGTGTGGCGCGGGGCAAGCATGTCTGGGAGAAAAACTCCTGCATCAATTGCCACACGCTTCTGGGTGAGGGGGCCTATTTTGCGCCCGAGCTCGGCAATGTCTGGAAGCGCTGGGGCGGCGATACCGACCCTGAAAGTGCCCGTGAAACGCTGAAGGCATGGATGGCCGCCCAGCCGTCCGGCATCGAAGGCCGCCGTCAGATGCCGCAGTTCAGCCTGAGCGATCAGGAACTCGACGATCTTGCGGATTTCCTGGAGTGGACGAGCCGCATCAAGACGCAGAACTGGCCGCCGAACGATGCAGGCTGA
- a CDS encoding cytochrome C oxidase subunit IV family protein, giving the protein MTDTTVHGSLNRTLAILLVLAVSGALIASFLGTYLAGIVVVLILAYAKACFVILDFMEMRGTRGALRPALLTWPAILLTLALARSVAVSLLG; this is encoded by the coding sequence ATGACCGACACGACCGTGCATGGTTCGCTCAACAGGACGCTCGCCATCCTTCTGGTTCTGGCCGTCAGCGGCGCGCTTATTGCGAGCTTCCTTGGCACTTATCTGGCCGGGATCGTCGTTGTTTTGATTCTCGCCTATGCCAAGGCCTGCTTCGTCATTCTTGATTTCATGGAAATGCGCGGCACGCGCGGTGCGCTGCGCCCCGCGCTTCTCACCTGGCCGGCGATCCTGCTCACCCTTGCGCTTGCGCGTTCTGTCGCAGTCAGCCTGCTGGGCTGA
- a CDS encoding cytochrome c oxidase subunit 3: protein MLRSEDNAIAALAAGEGQEEEDSLLLWVLVWSELITFAILLDAFMVMSVVDPQGVGLLRAHLSPGLAATNTVILLMSGWQAALAVRRRNNPKAVRRPLLFAALFGFCFVAVKLLEYSHEARFAGDEAAGSFFELYFLITGFHLLHVLFGSVILMLVAWRPSRSNVLLIATLWHAIDLVWLVMFPILYLA, encoded by the coding sequence ATGCTTAGATCGGAAGATAACGCCATTGCGGCGCTCGCGGCCGGGGAAGGGCAGGAGGAAGAAGATTCGCTCCTGCTCTGGGTTCTGGTCTGGAGCGAACTCATCACATTCGCAATCCTGCTCGACGCCTTCATGGTTATGTCGGTGGTTGATCCACAGGGTGTCGGGCTGTTGCGCGCGCATCTGAGCCCCGGTCTGGCCGCCACCAATACGGTGATCCTGCTCATGAGCGGCTGGCAGGCGGCGCTTGCCGTGCGCCGCCGAAACAATCCGAAAGCCGTGCGCCGTCCCTTGTTGTTTGCAGCCCTTTTCGGCTTCTGTTTCGTGGCGGTGAAACTGCTTGAATATTCGCATGAGGCGCGGTTTGCGGGCGACGAGGCGGCCGGTTCCTTCTTCGAGCTTTATTTTCTCATCACCGGGTTCCACCTGCTGCATGTGCTGTTCGGCTCCGTGATCCTGATGCTGGTCGCCTGGCGGCCATCGCGCTCGAATGTGCTTCTGATCGCCACGCTCTGGCATGCCATTGACCTTGTATGGCTTGTCATGTTCCCGATTCTCTATCTCGCATGA
- a CDS encoding hemerythrin domain-containing protein, whose amino-acid sequence MENLSELHAADINRLEAHHQTLLDLCLQLEEAAEDVQTPGSPQDYIKLADAIPRLLDETHELEETVLFPDFHRQSGSYFAGVVIERLKAEHRCDRLSAEELSRTLRAVANGQCKLAPDTVAYMVRGFLESLRRHILS is encoded by the coding sequence ATGGAAAACCTATCCGAACTTCACGCCGCAGATATCAACCGCCTCGAAGCGCATCACCAGACCCTCCTTGACCTTTGCCTGCAACTTGAGGAAGCGGCCGAGGACGTGCAGACGCCCGGCTCGCCGCAGGATTATATCAAGCTTGCCGATGCCATTCCCCGGCTTTTGGATGAAACGCACGAATTGGAAGAAACAGTGCTGTTTCCCGATTTTCACCGGCAGAGCGGCTCCTATTTCGCCGGTGTCGTGATCGAGCGCCTGAAGGCGGAACATCGCTGCGACCGGCTTTCGGCGGAAGAGCTTTCACGCACCTTGCGCGCGGTGGCCAACGGGCAATGCAAGCTTGCGCCCGATACCGTCGCCTATATGGTGCGCGGCTTTCTGGAGAGCCTGCGCCGCCACATCCTGTCGTAA
- a CDS encoding lipopolysaccharide biosynthesis protein — translation MLAKALRKFSGDRVALLRDYLSLFSGSAGRLVVSLVYFIALANTLPTSDFGIFATASGTGVMLSRLVSLGFNSPLYRIATVKPRLLGVYTAGYLAALVVSLPLLFLASWLVYLAFFDRDVAFLPFALLVIVAEALFWRSMEIIIIVNNGLNRFLIGAGLVIFGTMTRAVAAVLFMWMTTTHDIAHWAWWYAGANAAGLIVALWFYPRIRLRFKPGLYMRRISDSIAVMGAELLFYLQSELDKLLVLGIGGPATAGLYAIIMRLVDLTALPIRSFNMMLVQKLMRTPDMLSSLRIRTGLEVAVFAISVAGLGALAIFLWIFPNALGSNVAPIVGLLPLVLLVPGFRNLIEYQTEILYARGQSGLRTLNLALMTGAKALLVWQLLSHFGESRDWLLGLNVVFAGLYILSLVFTYTSIRRPAKRI, via the coding sequence GTGCTGGCGAAAGCGCTACGGAAATTTTCAGGCGACCGCGTCGCCTTGCTGCGCGACTATCTTTCGCTTTTCTCCGGCTCTGCGGGCAGGCTCGTTGTTTCGCTCGTCTATTTCATTGCGCTCGCCAATACGCTGCCGACGAGCGATTTCGGCATTTTCGCCACGGCTTCCGGCACCGGCGTCATGCTGTCCCGCCTCGTTTCGCTGGGCTTCAATTCGCCGCTCTATCGCATTGCGACCGTCAAGCCGCGCCTGTTGGGAGTCTATACGGCGGGCTATCTCGCGGCGCTCGTCGTCTCGCTGCCGCTTCTGTTCCTTGCATCCTGGCTGGTCTATCTCGCCTTTTTCGATCGTGATGTTGCTTTCCTGCCTTTTGCGCTGTTGGTGATCGTGGCGGAGGCACTGTTCTGGCGCTCGATGGAAATCATCATCATCGTCAATAATGGGCTGAACCGCTTTCTGATCGGGGCAGGGCTCGTCATTTTCGGCACCATGACGCGCGCAGTGGCGGCCGTCCTTTTCATGTGGATGACGACAACGCATGATATCGCTCATTGGGCATGGTGGTATGCGGGGGCAAATGCGGCGGGCCTTATCGTCGCGCTCTGGTTCTATCCGCGCATAAGGCTGCGCTTCAAGCCGGGCCTTTATATGCGGCGCATTTCGGACTCCATCGCGGTCATGGGGGCCGAACTGCTTTTCTATCTGCAAAGTGAGCTCGACAAGCTTCTGGTGCTCGGCATTGGCGGGCCTGCCACCGCGGGCCTCTATGCCATTATCATGCGGCTTGTGGACCTGACTGCGCTGCCGATCCGTTCCTTTAACATGATGCTGGTGCAAAAGCTCATGCGCACGCCGGATATGCTTTCGTCGCTGCGTATCCGCACCGGGCTTGAAGTGGCAGTCTTTGCCATTTCGGTTGCGGGGCTTGGCGCGCTTGCCATTTTCCTCTGGATATTCCCCAATGCGCTCGGGTCCAATGTCGCGCCGATTGTCGGCTTGTTGCCGCTGGTGCTGCTGGTGCCGGGTTTCCGCAACCTTATCGAATACCAGACGGAAATTCTCTATGCGCGCGGGCAATCGGGCCTGCGCACCTTGAACCTTGCGTTGATGACGGGGGCAAAGGCGCTGCTCGTCTGGCAGCTTCTTTCGCATTTCGGCGAGAGCCGCGACTGGCTTCTCGGCCTCAATGTGGTTTTCGCGGGCCTTTATATCCTGTCGCTGGTCTTCACCTATACAAGCATTCGCCGGCCCGCAAAAAGGATATGA
- a CDS encoding Ldh family oxidoreductase produces the protein MTDGTNLTIEKLHARVEEIFRKAGLNAIQAGAVARVIVAGERDHCKSHGIYRIEGALRTVKAGKVKPDAVPELVAQEASAIVRVDAKGGFANPAFELGVPVLAERARSHGLAALVINDCTHFSALWPEVEALTEKGLAGLVMCPSYATVAPTGGSKPLLGTNPFAFGWPRRDNPPYVFDFATSVAARGEIELHRRAGKQLPEGWAIDKDGKPTTDPETALEGAMLPFGGHKGSAISTMIELLAGIMIGDRTSPEVLDFLGTTTLSPVHGEIIIAFSPEAFAAGRPGDPFARAEAFFEAIVGQGARLPSQRRFTARTASQSEGITLNKAEIDYLDQLAEKGLDAVS, from the coding sequence ATGACGGACGGCACCAACCTCACGATTGAAAAACTCCATGCGCGCGTGGAAGAGATTTTCCGCAAGGCGGGATTGAACGCCATTCAGGCGGGCGCTGTTGCACGCGTGATCGTTGCGGGCGAGCGCGACCATTGCAAATCGCATGGCATTTACCGCATCGAAGGCGCCTTGCGCACCGTGAAGGCTGGCAAGGTCAAGCCGGACGCCGTGCCGGAACTGGTGGCGCAGGAAGCTTCCGCCATCGTGCGGGTGGACGCAAAGGGCGGTTTTGCCAACCCGGCTTTCGAGCTTGGCGTGCCGGTTCTGGCGGAGCGTGCGCGGAGCCATGGCCTTGCCGCCCTCGTCATCAATGATTGCACGCATTTTTCCGCGCTCTGGCCCGAAGTCGAGGCGCTGACGGAAAAGGGCCTTGCCGGCCTGGTCATGTGCCCAAGCTATGCCACCGTTGCGCCAACCGGCGGCAGCAAGCCGCTGCTCGGCACCAATCCCTTCGCCTTCGGCTGGCCGCGCCGCGACAACCCGCCTTACGTATTCGATTTTGCAACCTCGGTTGCAGCACGCGGCGAGATCGAACTGCATCGGCGTGCCGGAAAGCAGCTTCCCGAAGGCTGGGCCATCGATAAGGATGGCAAGCCGACCACCGACCCCGAAACGGCGCTTGAGGGCGCAATGCTGCCCTTCGGCGGGCACAAGGGATCGGCAATCAGCACCATGATCGAGCTTCTGGCGGGAATCATGATCGGCGACCGCACCAGCCCGGAAGTGCTGGACTTCCTCGGCACGACAACGCTTTCGCCGGTTCATGGTGAAATCATCATCGCCTTTTCGCCCGAAGCCTTTGCGGCTGGCCGCCCTGGCGATCCTTTCGCCCGCGCGGAAGCCTTCTTCGAGGCGATTGTGGGGCAAGGCGCGCGCCTGCCCTCGCAACGTCGCTTTACCGCCCGCACCGCCTCGCAAAGCGAAGGCATCACGCTCAACAAGGCGGAGATCGACTATCTCGACCAGCTTGCCGAAAAGGGCCTCGACGCTGTTTCGTGA
- a CDS encoding dihydrodipicolinate synthase family protein, which produces MKAEIFSGVIPALMTPCKPDRSPDFDALVRKGQELIGDGMSAVVYCGSMGDWPLLTDAQRMEGVERLVKAGIPVIVGTGAVNTASAVAHAAHAQKVGAKGLMVIPRVLSRGSAIAAQKAYFKAILSAAPDLPAVIYNSPYYGFATRADLFFALRAEHPNLVGFKEFGGPADMRYAAENITSRDDGVSLMIGVDTAVFHGFVNCGATGAITGIGNVLPKEVIHLCNLSQAAALGDVDARQRAQELEQALAVLSSFDEGPDLVLYFKHMMVLKGDKEYTLHFNETDALSESQRGYVETQFRLFNTWYAEWSKLPGAVQRCKA; this is translated from the coding sequence TTGAAAGCCGAGATTTTTTCCGGGGTGATCCCCGCTCTGATGACACCGTGCAAGCCGGACCGCAGCCCTGATTTCGATGCGCTCGTGCGCAAGGGGCAGGAGCTGATTGGCGATGGTATGTCGGCGGTCGTCTATTGTGGTTCGATGGGCGATTGGCCGCTTCTGACGGATGCGCAGCGCATGGAGGGCGTGGAGCGTCTGGTAAAGGCCGGTATTCCCGTTATCGTCGGCACCGGCGCAGTCAATACGGCATCGGCTGTCGCTCATGCCGCACACGCGCAGAAAGTGGGCGCAAAGGGCCTTATGGTGATCCCGCGCGTTTTGTCTCGCGGCTCGGCCATTGCGGCGCAGAAGGCATATTTCAAGGCAATCCTTTCGGCGGCGCCGGACCTGCCTGCGGTGATCTATAACAGCCCCTATTACGGCTTTGCCACGCGTGCCGATCTGTTTTTTGCCCTGCGCGCCGAACATCCAAATCTCGTTGGCTTCAAGGAATTCGGCGGCCCGGCGGACATGCGTTATGCGGCGGAAAACATCACCAGCCGTGATGATGGTGTTTCGCTGATGATCGGCGTCGATACGGCCGTGTTCCATGGTTTTGTGAATTGCGGCGCAACGGGTGCGATTACCGGCATCGGCAATGTGCTGCCGAAAGAAGTCATTCACCTTTGCAATCTCTCGCAGGCAGCCGCCTTGGGCGATGTCGATGCGCGCCAGCGCGCACAGGAACTGGAACAGGCGCTTGCCGTCCTGTCCTCTTTCGATGAGGGACCGGATCTGGTCCTCTACTTCAAGCACATGATGGTGCTGAAGGGGGACAAGGAATATACGCTGCATTTCAACGAGACCGACGCATTGAGCGAAAGCCAGCGCGGCTATGTCGAAACGCAGTTCAGGCTTTTCAACACCTGGTATGCCGAGTGGAGCAAACTGCCGGGTGCCGTACAGCGCTGCAAGGCGTGA
- a CDS encoding GntR family transcriptional regulator gives MTESEQNPMERKRGSGVRMVYDLLRDEILDLKLAPGSPIDEVQLAERFGMSRTPIREALVRLSSEGLVETLPNRSTMVSNIDFLNMHTFFDALVLMYRVTTRLAAQYHRPEDLRIIHELQAQFTAAVDAQNALGMIATNAAFHAAIADAGRNAYFTGLFNRLLDEGRRIMRLYYQSYDDRLPRRFVEEHEEIIAAIEARDVAQADRLGKIHAEQIVEQVRKLFERKAVLDIEL, from the coding sequence ATGACGGAAAGCGAGCAAAATCCGATGGAGCGTAAACGTGGTTCCGGCGTCAGGATGGTCTATGACCTTTTGCGGGATGAGATACTCGATCTGAAGCTTGCTCCCGGCAGCCCAATCGATGAAGTGCAGCTGGCCGAACGGTTCGGCATGTCGCGCACGCCTATTCGCGAGGCGCTGGTTCGCCTGTCGAGCGAAGGTCTAGTCGAAACCCTGCCCAACCGCTCGACCATGGTGTCGAACATCGATTTCCTGAACATGCACACTTTCTTCGATGCGCTGGTGCTGATGTATCGCGTGACGACACGGCTTGCCGCGCAATATCACCGCCCGGAGGACCTGAGGATTATCCATGAATTGCAGGCGCAATTCACCGCCGCCGTGGATGCCCAGAACGCGCTTGGCATGATTGCTACCAATGCCGCTTTTCACGCGGCCATAGCCGATGCGGGCCGCAATGCCTATTTTACCGGGCTGTTCAATCGCCTGCTGGATGAGGGGCGTCGCATCATGCGGCTTTACTACCAGTCCTATGACGACCGCCTGCCGCGCCGCTTCGTGGAAGAGCATGAGGAAATCATCGCGGCCATTGAGGCGCGGGACGTGGCGCAAGCCGACCGTCTGGGCAAAATCCATGCCGAGCAGATCGTGGAGCAGGTGCGCAAGCTCTTCGAGAGGAAGGCCGTCCTGGATATTGAGCTTTAG
- a CDS encoding DMT family transporter, translating into MPIYELAALGAATCWALTGLISAWPAGQLGALTFNRIRQVFVTGLLAVYVLATGAWHQMSAENIWPLLLSGFIGIFVGDTLLFATLNRVGPRRSGILFAMNAPMTAILGWFVLGETLSLAAVAGIAITVFGVSLAIFFGKRRTQQHPWESVKGSLWVGIGLGLLAALGQAVGSIIARPVMETGLDPFVGSLLRVGIAACCLTALAQLPLPAVKPRNPLTFKVAAMTALTGFLSLALGMTMLLFALSGGKAGIVSTISATTPVILLPLLWLRTGECPAAGAWIGAFFVVIGMALIFLR; encoded by the coding sequence ATGCCGATTTATGAGCTGGCAGCACTGGGCGCGGCAACCTGCTGGGCGCTGACGGGGCTTATTTCCGCTTGGCCTGCCGGGCAATTGGGCGCGCTGACCTTCAATCGGATACGCCAGGTTTTCGTCACCGGCCTTCTTGCCGTTTACGTGCTGGCCACCGGCGCATGGCACCAGATGAGTGCTGAAAATATCTGGCCGCTGCTTTTGTCAGGCTTCATCGGCATTTTCGTGGGCGATACGCTGCTTTTTGCAACGCTGAACCGCGTCGGCCCGCGCCGTTCAGGCATTCTCTTTGCCATGAATGCGCCGATGACAGCCATTCTCGGCTGGTTCGTGCTGGGCGAAACGCTGTCGCTTGCCGCCGTGGCAGGCATCGCCATCACGGTCTTCGGCGTTTCCCTTGCCATATTCTTCGGCAAGCGGCGCACACAGCAACACCCATGGGAATCCGTCAAGGGCTCGCTTTGGGTCGGCATCGGGCTTGGGCTGCTGGCGGCACTCGGTCAGGCGGTCGGCTCCATCATCGCAAGGCCGGTGATGGAAACCGGGCTGGACCCTTTCGTCGGTTCCCTGCTGCGCGTGGGCATTGCCGCCTGCTGCCTCACAGCACTGGCACAGCTTCCCCTTCCCGCCGTGAAACCCCGCAATCCGCTGACATTCAAAGTGGCGGCAATGACGGCCCTCACCGGTTTCCTGTCGCTTGCACTTGGCATGACGATGCTTCTGTTCGCGCTATCGGGCGGCAAGGCAGGTATTGTCTCCACCATATCGGCCACAACACCGGTCATCCTGTTGCCGCTTCTGTGGTTGCGCACCGGCGAGTGCCCTGCCGCGGGCGCGTGGATCGGCGCATTTTTCGTGGTGATTGGCATGGCGCTGATCTTCCTGCGGTGA
- a CDS encoding sensor domain-containing diguanylate cyclase, with amino-acid sequence MTSSQCFLCLILLLLFIGFTAFAIPRILVNRKVHKAIVDLKDYVSHASNQNVRMTGEVDILRAIVKRHPLEQTLTILCRFVEKQIPGTRCSVLILDPSGKKVGKSIAPSLPTHYNKALIGLEIGPNIGSCGAAMFLRRPVIISDIATHPNWLSFRDLALPCGLRACWSMPAINGAGKVLGAFAIYSDTPRTPAQNELMVGQIAVELSMIAVDTAQTQERLASQAMHDDLTQLPNRRYIGKLLTQKKSARDGLSRDGFLLLIDLDDFKPVNDTYGHLTGDEVLKEVAQRLLRIVCEEDTVARMGGDEFMIVLNGGTSKEQTDIIASRIIREVSKPIEVSQHKPVKVGCSIGIVSTREWRSNKYIFDCADKAMYSAKSKGKNRFEYFEEKQAA; translated from the coding sequence ATGACGTCAAGCCAATGCTTCTTATGCCTTATCCTTCTATTGCTGTTTATTGGCTTTACCGCCTTCGCAATACCCAGAATTTTGGTCAACCGAAAGGTCCACAAGGCTATCGTTGATCTGAAGGACTATGTTTCGCACGCCTCGAACCAGAATGTGCGAATGACCGGCGAAGTGGATATTCTGCGGGCTATCGTCAAAAGACACCCATTAGAACAGACGCTCACCATACTTTGCCGGTTTGTGGAAAAGCAGATTCCCGGTACACGATGCTCTGTGCTGATCCTTGATCCAAGCGGGAAAAAAGTCGGCAAATCCATCGCCCCCAGCCTGCCCACCCATTACAACAAAGCGCTGATCGGGCTTGAAATCGGGCCGAATATTGGCTCTTGCGGGGCGGCTATGTTTTTGCGCCGGCCCGTCATCATCAGCGATATTGCAACCCATCCAAACTGGCTTTCCTTCCGCGATCTGGCTTTGCCGTGCGGCTTGCGGGCCTGCTGGTCCATGCCAGCCATCAACGGTGCGGGAAAAGTGCTGGGGGCTTTTGCAATCTACAGCGACACGCCACGCACACCGGCGCAAAATGAGCTTATGGTCGGGCAGATCGCGGTTGAGCTTTCCATGATAGCCGTCGATACGGCACAGACGCAGGAACGGCTGGCCAGTCAGGCGATGCATGACGACCTGACCCAATTGCCGAATCGTCGCTATATCGGAAAGCTGCTGACGCAGAAAAAGTCGGCGCGCGACGGGCTTTCACGGGACGGCTTCCTGCTGCTGATCGATCTCGACGATTTCAAGCCAGTCAACGACACTTATGGACATCTCACCGGGGACGAAGTGCTAAAGGAAGTAGCCCAGCGCCTGCTGCGCATCGTCTGTGAAGAGGATACGGTCGCACGCATGGGCGGCGATGAGTTCATGATCGTGCTGAATGGCGGCACATCGAAAGAACAAACCGACATTATCGCCAGCAGAATTATCCGTGAAGTTTCAAAGCCGATTGAGGTCTCGCAGCATAAACCTGTAAAAGTGGGATGCAGTATCGGCATTGTCAGCACCAGGGAATGGCGTTCCAACAAATATATCTTCGATTGTGCCGACAAGGCGATGTACAGCGCCAAATCCAAAGGCAAGAACCGGTTTGAATATTTTGAAGAAAAGCAGGCGGCGTAA
- a CDS encoding FAD:protein FMN transferase: MSKMFTDLKRHGLNGPTMRTRWSAIFYAAADFDIAPLRRALQQAVDEVDMQMSTWKPDSDLMRLNRAPVGVWVEVPARLMEVLRLAIEIGRATGGAFDAAMGDAVKAWGFGPMEADQRLISEALAGPRVAAHDALELDISAMRVRKRAAVTLDLNGIAKGYGVDRLADTLESFGIHSGLVGIDGEMRALELRPDGTPWAIAVEMPDYNRRAPHSVLALHNGAVATSGDYRHWVVAGGHRLSHTMDPHRGAPLSTPPASVTVVAKTCAQADAFATALMVLGPIAGSKLAQSLGLDVLFLLRDGETIRPQPVGALFSGHPYPLQKLG, translated from the coding sequence ATGTCGAAGATGTTTACTGATCTCAAGCGCCATGGATTGAACGGCCCCACCATGCGCACGCGCTGGTCGGCAATTTTTTACGCCGCTGCCGATTTCGACATCGCTCCCTTGCGGCGCGCGCTGCAACAGGCGGTGGATGAGGTGGACATGCAGATGTCCACCTGGAAGCCGGACAGCGATCTTATGCGCCTCAACCGCGCGCCGGTGGGTGTGTGGGTTGAGGTTCCAGCCCGTTTGATGGAGGTCCTGCGTCTTGCAATCGAGATAGGGCGGGCCACGGGTGGCGCTTTCGATGCCGCCATGGGCGATGCGGTGAAGGCATGGGGTTTCGGCCCCATGGAAGCCGATCAAAGGCTCATAAGCGAGGCTCTCGCTGGCCCGCGCGTTGCGGCGCATGATGCGCTGGAACTCGATATTTCCGCTATGCGGGTGCGCAAGCGTGCAGCTGTTACGCTTGATCTCAACGGCATCGCCAAGGGCTATGGCGTGGATCGGCTGGCCGACACGCTGGAGAGCTTCGGCATCCATTCCGGTCTGGTGGGCATAGATGGCGAAATGCGCGCGCTTGAACTTCGACCGGATGGCACGCCATGGGCAATTGCTGTCGAAATGCCGGATTATAACCGCCGCGCGCCGCATTCGGTGCTGGCGCTGCATAATGGCGCCGTCGCCACATCCGGCGATTATCGGCACTGGGTCGTGGCGGGCGGGCACAGGCTGTCGCACACGATGGATCCGCATCGTGGCGCTCCGCTTTCCACGCCGCCTGCTTCCGTTACCGTTGTTGCAAAGACCTGCGCGCAAGCAGATGCCTTTGCAACGGCGCTGATGGTGCTCGGCCCCATAGCCGGGTCAAAGCTTGCGCAAAGCCTCGGTCTCGATGTTTTGTTTCTGTTGCGTGATGGTGAAACCATTCGCCCGCAGCCGGTCGGCGCCCTGTTTTCAGGCCACCCTTATCCGCTGCAAAAACTCGGATAG